The Vagococcus penaei genome includes the window CTTGCAGCAAAAAGGGCACGCGAAGTAACACGTCGTAAAGGTGCCTTGGAAATTAGTAATTTACCTGGTAAATTAGCAGATTGTTCAAGTCGTGATCCAGAAAAATGTGAATTATTTATCGTCGAAGGGGATTCAGCCGGTGGATCAGCGAAACAAGGTCGTGACCGTGAATTCCAGGCAATTTTACCGATTCGTGGGAAAATCTTAAACGTTGAAAAAGCGACAATGGATAAAATTTTAGCTAATGAAGAAATCCGCTCATTATTTACTGCAATGGGGACAGGTTTTGGTGAAGAATTTGACGTATCAAAAGCTCGTTATCATAAATTAGTTATTATGACGGATGCCGATGTCGATGGCGCTCATATCCGCACATTATTGCTGACATTATTTTATCGTTATATGCGTCCAATCGTTGAAGCTGGTTATGTGTATATTGCGCAACCACCTCTTTATGGTGTGAAGCAAGGTAAGAATATTACTTATGTCCAACCAGGCAAAGATGCCGATGAACGTTTAGCTGAAACCGTGGCATCCCTACCAGCAACACCTAAGCCAAGTGTGCAACGTTACAAAGGGCTTGGTGAGATGGATGACCATCAACTATGGGACACAACAATGGATCCAGAACACCGGACAATGTTACGTGTCAGTGTAGATGACGCGAGTAAAGCCGATGCTGTTTTTGAGATGTTAATGGGAGATAAAGTGGAACCTCGTCGTGATTTTATTGAGGCAAATGCTCATTACGTTAAGAACTTAGATATTTAACCAATTAATTATTATAAGGAGAGTCGTTCATGTCTGAGGAACTAAGAAGTAATATACAAGATGTCAATTTGACTGAAGAAATGCAGACATCGTTTATTGACTATGCAATGAGTGTTATCGTGTCTCGTGCATTGCCCGATGTTAGAGATGGCTTGAAGCCTGTTCACCGCCGTATTTTATATGGGATGAACGAGATGGGTGTAACACCTGATAAAGCCCATAAAAAATCAGCCCGGATTGTTGGGGATGTCATGGGTAAGTATCATCCCCATGGTGATAGTGCAATCTATGAATCAATGGTCCGAATGGCGCAACCATTTAGTTACCGTCAAATGCTTGTCGATGGCCACGGAAACTTTGGCTCAGTCGATGGTGATGGTGCAGCTGCGATGCGTTATACCGAAGCTCGTATGAGTAAAATTGCCGTTGAAATGTTACGTGATATTAATAAAAATACGGTTGATTTTCAAAATAACTATGATGAAACAGAACGTGAACCCGCTGTTTTACCTGCTCGTTTTCCAAACTTACTAGTTAATGGAACAACAGGTATTGCAGTTGGGATGGCGACTAATATTCCACCTCATAATTTGGGTGAAGTGGTAGATGCAATTCAGTTATTAATGGCAAATCGTGAGGTGACGACTGCTGAATTAATGGAAGTTTTACCTGGACCAGATTTTCCAACTGGTGCATTAGTGATGGGAAAATCGGGGATTCGTAAAGCTTATGAAACCGGTAAAGGTAAAATTATTGTTCGGGCAAAAGTTGAAATTGAAGAAAAAGCTAATGGTAAAGAACGTATTATTGTCACAGAAATTCCTTACATGGTCAATAAAGCCAAATTGGTAGAGCGAATTGCTGAATTACACCGTGAAAAACGTGTGGAAGGCATTACGCAATTACGTGATGAATCGTCACGTAAAGGGATGCGGATTGTAATTGATATTCGTCGAGATGTTAGTGCAACTGTCGTTTTAAATAATCTGTATAAATTAACGTCACTACAAACAAGTTTTGGTTTTAATATGTTGGCGATTGTGAATGGTATTCCTCAAGTGTTGAGCTTAAAATCAATTTTAGAACACTATTTAGCTCACCAAGAAGAAGTGATTGTTCGGCGAACAGAATTTGATAAAGCAAAAGCAGAGGCCCGTGCTCATATTCTAGAAGGCTTGCGGATTGCATTAGATCATATTGATGAGATTATTCGAATTATTCGTTCTTCAAAAGCAGATGATATTGCGAAACAAGCATTGATTGAGACATTTAAATTATCTGACCGTCAAGCACAAGCTATTTTAGATATGCGTTTACGCCGTTTAACTGGTTTGGAGCGTGAGAAAATTGAAAATGAATACCAAGAACTATTGGCATTCATTGAAGACATGGCCGATATTTTAGCGAACCATCAGCGTGTATTAGAAATTATCAGCACGGAGTTAGACGAAATTAAGCGTAAATATAGTGATGCTCGTCGTACTGAATTATTAGTAGGTGAGTTATTAAGTCTTGAAGACGAAGATTTAATCGAAGAAGAAGATGTCGTCATTACTTTGACAAATAATGGTTATATCAAGCGAATGGCTAGTTCAGAATTTAGAACACAGCACCGTGGCGGTCGTGGTGTCCAAGGTATGGGCGTTCATGATGATGATTTTGTTGAAAATCTGGTATCATGTTCAACTCACGATAGTCTATTATTCTTTACTGATACTGGAAAAGTTTATCGAGCAAAAGGGTACGAAATTCCAGAATATGGTCGGACAGCGAAAGGCATTCCAATTATTAATTTATTGGGAATTGATTCGTCAGAAAATATTGAAGCGATTATTAACATTGCTGGTAAAGCTGAAGCAGATGAATACTTGTTCTTTACGACAAAACTTGGAACAGTTAAACGGACATCGGTGAAGGAATTTGCTAATATTCGTACTAATGGACTAAAAGCAATTGGCCTAAAAGAAGGCGACTCACTAATTAATGTCGCGTTAACTAATGGTGAACAGACAATGATTATTGGAACGCATAAAGGCTACTCTGTCACGTTCAATGAACAAGCAGTTCGTGCAATGGGCCGGACGGCAGCCGGTGTGCGAGGTATTCGTTTAAGAGAAGATGATTATGTGATTGGTATGGATTTACTATCACCTGATAGTGAAGTCCTAATTATCACTGAAAATGGTTATGGTAAACGAACGGCTGCGAAAGAATACCCAATCAAAGGTCGTGGTGGTAAAGGAATTAAAACAGCGAACGTTACTGCTAAAAATGGTCCTTTAGCTGGTTTAACCACTGTAACTGGTGAGGAAGATATTTTATTAGTGACGAACCGTGGCGTCATTATTCGTTTTGGTGTTGAATCAGTCTCACAAACTGGTCGCTCGACACAAGGTGTCCGTCTTATTCGTTTAGAAGAAGATGCGATTGTTTCCACAATGGCTAAAGTAGATCCAGAAGAAATTGAAGAAGTCATTGAAGAAATAGATACGCTGATTGTAACCGATGAACAAATAAGTGATACAGAAAATGAGCTAACGACAACTGACTCAACTGAGGAATAAGTCGTTTGATTCTTAAATAAAGGAACCGGATTGCTGCATCATTCGATGAGGCAACCCGGTTTCTTTTTAGTTGTTAAAAAAATTTTAATTTCATTGCGTCAAGTTCTGATTTTCTTTGGATTAAGTTATATCGTAAGAAGCTTTTTAAGATGGTTTAAGAAGCTTTTTATAGTAAGTTGATATCTTGGGTTAGATAATAATAATACAGTCTTGTATAGTGTAAAAATCACTGTTAAACTACTAATATCAATTAAACACCTAGCTATAAATAGTTGAGCGAGTGATACGACACTTTGACCTCACAGCAACGTGCTTTTTAAGTAACGTATTTCCGTCGTAATGCCATAGTAAGTCCAGTTAGCTCACGTCACAGTGGGTTATTTTTTATAAAAAAATAAAGGACGTGGTGTCACAATGTATGTAAAAATGAATGTTAAGATAAGTGTTATAGCGGAAGTTAGCGATCAAGAGTTTGATTCATTATTTTGAAGAGAGTCAAATTTACCGAGAGTCACCGTTAAACCAGTCAGCTATTAGTAAAAAGCCTATAAATTGGATGGAATCGATGTCAAAAAAAAGGTTATATCTGATGTAAATAGACTGATTAAACTGTTGTTCCTTTGACTTTTATAATCAATTCTTCTAACATTAAAAGGAGTGAAAAAATGTTAAAAAAGATATTTTATACCAAACCAAGTAGTGGCGCGCAGGACTATCCGTTTAGCTTACATTCACCAATTTTAACGGCTTGTCCTAATGGCTCTATTTATAACATTGATTTAAGTAGTATTAAACAAATGCCCTTTTACGAAATCGAAAATGTTGTATTTATGAAAAAATTTATGCTAGATCCTAAACGTTTTATGTATTATACCTTTAAAGATGAGTAAATTTCATTGATTGATACACACGAAAGTACCTCTCAGATTTTTAGAGAGATGCTTTCGTGATTATTTTTTCTTTCGTGTATTTCGTGTATACTGATGACTAAAAGGAATGATTGTATGGGACTAATCGTAATTATTGGTGCTCAAGCATCTGGAAAAATGACTGTCGGAAAAGAATTAGCAAATCAAATTCCTGGAAAATTATTATTTAATCATCAAACCCTCGATTTGTTTGCAAATTATTTAGGGTATACACCTGTTGCTTTTAAATTGTCTGATCAGACACGAAAAGAGTTATTTAAAGCCTTTGTGGCTAATCCTGAACAGAATGTAACGGAACAGATTATTTTTACGGTAGTGATTGATTTCAATGAACGAACGGATGTGGCTTTTTTGTCAGATATAACGCAAATTTTTAGACAAGCACAACAAGACGTGTATTTTGTTGAACTAATTACTGAATTAGAGGAGCGTATGAAACGCAATGTACATCCTGATAGATTACAAGCCAAACCATCCAAAAGAGACATTGACTTTTCAATGAATGAATTACTTATGACGGCTAAAAATAATCGCTTAGAAAGTAACCCTGGTGAAGTCGAACAATTATTTCCTGATATTCCTTATTGTCGGATACTTAATACTAATTTATCACCGAATGACGTTTGCCAAGTAATAATCAATCAGTTTCAGTTAGGCAACTGAAAGAATCATCTTGTTAGTATCACTGATTCCAGTTTAGATAGTTATTTTATTTAATGGTCAGATTTAAATTATCTGACCGTAGTCATTCTTAATTTATCTTTTAATCACAAAGAAGAAAAAAGACTAATAGTTATCATTTGTATTAATTTAACATCACTGATACAATTAATTTGCAGGTTATGTATAGTAACCAAATAAATTAGAGGTGGTTAGAATGATGACAGAACCAAAATTGATTGATCCTAGAACATTGTATTATACAGAGGACTATCCTCTTCAAGATCAAGGCAAGCCTGCTCTGCAAGACAAGATGACCCCTAAACCTGATTGTGGCGAAACTACTTATAAAGGTGCGAATGAACTTGAAAATCGTCGTGTATTAATTACTGGTGGTGATTCTGGTATCGGTCGTGCGGTGGCAATTGCCTATGCTCGTGAGGGTGCGGATGTTGCCATCCAATTTATTCCTGGCGAAGAGAAAGATGCGGAAGAAGTTGCTCATTATATCCGAGAGGCTGGTCGCAAAGCGCTATTACTTCCTTATGATTTGCGAGATGATGACTCACCAAAAGAAATGGTTGAAAAAACCGTAAATGAATTTGGTGGTTTGGACACACTTGTACTTAATGCCGCACAACAAATTTCGCAAACAGATGATGACGCATTTTCTGTCCAACAAGTGAAAGATACGTTTATGATTAATATTATCTCTATGTTTACTTTAGTTGATGCTGCGACAGCTTATTTACCTGCTGGTGGTGCGATTGTGACTACAACATCTATTCAAGCAACTAATCCTAGTCCACATGTGTTAGATTATGCGGCCACAAAAGCTGCCATTTCAAACTTTACTGTTGGTTTGGCGAAACGCCTTATACCTAAAGGCATCCGAGTGAACGGTGTTGCACCTGGTCCATTTTGGACTCCGTTACAACTTGATCATGGACAACCAGAATCCGCTATACCAGTTTTTGGTCAAGATAGCTTAATGGGTCGTTCTGGTCAACCAGTTGAGTTGGCTCCTGTTTATGTTTTCTTGGCTTCTAACAAAGCAAGCTATGTCACAGCTCAAATTTATGGTGTGACTGGCGGCGAAGCAATTAACCCTTAGAATGAATAAAAATAAAATAGCACTGACATAGCTTAAGTAAAGCGACGTCAGTGCTATTTTTTAGTTTATTAGTTTACGGTTGAATTATCTGGTTTAGTAGCAAAAAATGTGATAAGTGAATCCTGTGTATTTTTACCATAACCAGCTTCATAAGTAACCGAGGTAAAGCCAGCCTTTTCTAACAAGGAGATAAATTCCTGAATACCATACCAGTATAATGTAAAATGCGACAATTCTGTTTGTGTTACCTGTCCGTTAGAGACCAATTCATAACGATGAACATAAGAAACTTTTTGTTGATGCCAGTCCATATTTTGAGCAGTACTCGTAAATAAAAGACCTTCAGTATCTGTCAAAGGATAGTTACTAATACTTACTTCTTGTTCATTAAACCAGGTTGGTAGTTCTAAATCTACAATGAGAGTACCACTTGCTTCTAAGTGTTCGTAAAAAGACGTCAGAATATCAAGAATCAAATGATTAGGAATGAGACACAGACTTCCTGTTGGCATGATAATTGCTTCATACCGTTTTTTTAGGGCTAATTTCGTCAAATCCCCTTGGTAAAGCGTTCCTTTAACGTGATGAAGAGCCATATTTTTTTCGCACTGAGCGAGCATTGCAGAGGATAAATCAACCCCTTCAATATCTAATCCCTTTTCTAAATATGGAATCATCAGACGCCCTGTTCCCACACCTGCTTCTAAAATAGTACCTGTCAGTTGCTCTAAATATTGGTAATAATACTCTAAATCACCATTAATTGAAAAACCAACGGGCTTAGTTAAATCATATAGTCTAGTACTCAGTTCACCATATTCGATAAACATATATCAATCAACTCCTATGTGGTTAATAAAATAACTATTAAAAAAAACTCTTTGTGTAAATTATACTATATTGGCATTTTTTTTCGATTTTTTATCTATGGTTGATAACATAGAGATGTAATTATGCAAAGGAAAATAGTAGGACTCTATTCTTGTTCATTTAGGGTGTTTGTGGCTTTTATTTCTAAATTAGTTGGATTGGTGCCTGGTGAGATAGCCATCGCGCTAGAATTTAATCCGTTATTCACTAGAGTTTTCTCCCACTTTTTTTCTAAATTGACTCCCTGAGCTCGCAACTGATCATTTTTAATACGAATCTTCTCTGATTTCAATAATTTTTTGCCTCTCATAAAAATTCCTCCAGTGCTTTTCTTTCATTGTAACACGATTAGTCTAGAAGATAGATTGATGAAATAGTCTAAGATATAGCCGTATTTTTAAATGACTAATAAAAAAAACTCTCATTATCTGAGAGTTTTTGAGTCAATACTAGGTCGTATGTCTTAAATATAGTCGCTTTCAGTCACCGACTATTGACTTAACACCAAAATATTTTGCCATCCATACATTAAACCAGGCATTTTTAGAAGGATGTAGATTTGCTGTTCCATTGTATGGATTATATAGTGATTTAGAGGGTGTCAATCTTTTTAAGACAACCGAATCGTTCGGACTAGATTTTTTTAAAATGTTTAGTTGTTGATTGACTTCTCTAGTATTGATTGCAATATCTGAGAAAGCCTTAAAGTAAATAAAGCCTGATACTAAGAGTATTAAAAAAGTACCAAAAAGCTGTAATTTAATTATTTGATAGCACATATTTAGTAAGTAAGCTAAAATGATGATTAGTAACATTGACGATATAAATAAAGTCCTTAGAGGAACTTCAGGAGACAATATTAAGCTATAAATTGAAGAAAAATAACCAATTAGCAATATCGTTAGATAATAGATATTAGTTTTCTTCATTTTTTTAGTAAGGACCAAGTAGATAATTAAACTAATAATCATGATATATAGATAGATAAATTGCGACAATGTGAGTTGAGTGATCATCTTAAAATGTTGTATTAAAATTTCTGGTGTAATGTCCATGGCCCCACGTTTCAGTGAACCTGGGGACTTCATCATTAACATAAAACCCAAACTTGATGACAGTATGCCTGTTATTCTCCACACACTAATTTTTTTATTATTTAATAAACTCCAAAATAGTAATAAGATGGCTATTATTATAATTGTTGGTCCACTATTTTCGTTAGTTGCTCCCGATAAAAAACCTAAAATAATGGACACAGTTAAAGTTAGTAGATTCGTTTGATAGCTTTGTAGATTAAATAAAAGGAATCCAAGGTATATTAACGATGTCCACAAATAATTTGCTGAACCTGACATCCAAAGTACTGTTTTACCAAATTCAGGAATAAACAACCATAATAATAAAAGTATTTGTAAAGTTAATAAATTTTTATTCTTTAATCTATTTGTTGATTTGGTGATACCTAAAATAAGAATTGCTACTGCTAAAAATGCTAGACTATTAAAAATATTAAATATAGCTTTATTAAATTGCATAAAAAATTGGAGTATAGAATGAGCGACAAATCGACCATTCCACACGGTATAATGTCTTATTTTTGACCGAATAATTGACTGCCAGCCACTGATTTTTTCAAGATGTTCTGTGGGAAATGGTTCTTTATAAACATAATGATAGATGTAGTCATCAGACGTAAAAAATGTTAGATTGTTCAATAATAATAGTAAAAAAAAGAATAGTATGAGTATTCCCCAAAAAAATATTTTATCTTTTTTATTATTCATATTCACGAGACTCCTTTAATAAATAATTAAAGTAACAATAACATAATATTTTGTCTAATTAAATAAAATTTCTGTTCTTTTTATACATAAAAGTAGACATTTTTAAAAAAACGCTTCCATTTTTATAATAATCATGCTATAATACGAAGTGTAAGGGATAGAAGTCCCCCATGAGGTGATCCACTGAAGACTGAGTAATTTAGAAGGTTGCAAGAGGAGAAAACTTATGGATAGTATGTACGAAGAAGGCTACATACATCTTGCAAAGAAACAAGAAGATGAGTACGTACAAGAGAAGGAGCGTGGGGATGTGTCATATTCCTTACAGGTAAAGGATTTGCCTAGCAATTAGTTAACGCAGTCATGAACAGTTAAGCAGTAAGGTATCATTGTTCAAAGTTAACGTGATAATTGCTAGGTTATTTTTTTTGTCCCAAAAAATTTAAACCCAAAAGCGAATCTTAAATATGATAACCATAACGTAATCATAGTAAATGAAAAAAGATCAAATAATTTATTGCTAAAGCTATTGCGTTCATTGAATTAAAACTGTATAATGTTCTAATGTGAGTAGACAGGTAAGTTTACTTTCCTTGTTCCTATATTTTTTAGGAACCTTAAGTCCATAAGGAGGTGAAAATCAATGAATCAGGCAGTTAATTACGAAATTATGTACATTATTCGTCCTAACATTGAAGAAGAAGCAAAAGGTGCTCTTGTAGATCGTTTTAATACTATCTTGAAAGACAATGGAGCTGAAGTTTTAGAATCTAAACAATGGGAAAAACGTCGTTTAGCTTATGAAATTAAAGACTTCCATGAAGGCATTTACCATATTGTAAAAGTTTCTTCAACAAATGCTGACGCGATTAATGAATTTGATCGTCTTGCTAAAATCAATGCTGACATTTTACGTCACATGGTTGTTAGAGAAGAAAACTAAAAATGTTTCACGTGAAACATTAAAACGATAGGAGATGTGCAAATGATTAATAATGTGGTGTTAGTCGGAAGACTTACTAAAGATCCAGATTTACGTTTTACGTCAAATGGATCAGCTGTTGCCTCGTTTACTTTGGCAGTTAACCGTAATTTCACTAATCATAGTGGAGAACGCGAAGCTGACTTTATTAATTGTGTTATCTGGAGAAAACCTGCTGAAACACTTGCTAATTATGCTCGTAAGGGTACTTTATTAGGTGTGGTTGGTCGGATTCAAACCAGAAATTATGAAAATCAACAAGGTCAACGTGTTTATGTGACAGAAGTAGTATGCGAAAACTTCCAATTATTAGAGTCTAAAAATGCGTCTGAAAAAAGACAGCAACATAGTGGCGATTTTAATAGTAATTTTTCTCAAGACCAAAATAATCAATCATTTGAACAACCTTCATTTTCAAGTAAAAATGACATGCCGAATTTTGATCGAAATAGTGATCCTTTTGAAGGTTCTTCACAAAAGATTGATATCTCGGATGACGATTTACCATTCTAAGATAGAATAGGAGGAGCACAAATGGCAGCTCAACAAAGAAGAGGCGGAAAAAAACGTCGTAAAGTATGTTACTTCACATCAAATCATATCGAACATATCGATTACAAAGATGTTGATTTATTACAAAGATTTGTTTCTGAACGTGGCAAAATTTTACCACGTCGTGTAACAGGTACAAGCGCTAAATATCAACGACCATTAACTATCGCTATTAAACGCGCTAGAATTATGGGATTATTACCATTCGTTGGTGAAGAAGCATAAAAGTTCAACTAACAAGCATTCACTAGTTTATAGTGGATGCTTTTTTGCATCTTGCTATGTTTATGAAAACTTCAATAATTATGGTAAAATAGTGATTAGCTAATAGGCTTAATAATGATAATACAAGGAGTGGATGATAGATGAAAGTTATTTTCTTACAAGATGTTAAAGGCAAAGGTAAAAAAGGTGAAGTGAAGGATGTTGCAGTTGGGTATGCCCAAAACTTTTTATTAAAAAAAGGCTTAGCTAAAGAAGCAACACCGCAAGCATTAAGTGAATTAAAAGGGAAAAATAAAGCTAAAGAAAAAGAAGAAGCTGAATTACTTGCTGAATCAGAGCAACTTAAAGAAATTATTGAAAAAGAAGGTTTTGAAGTTGTTTTAAAATCAAAAGCTGGCGAAGATGGTCGTTTGTTTGGTTCAATTCCGTCAAAACAAATTGCTGATGCATTAGAAAAACAACACAAAATTAAAGTAGATAAACGTAAAATGGAATTAAATCAACCAATTAAAGCATTAGGTTATACGAATGTACCAATCAAATTACATAAACAAGTAACAGCGAAGTTACGTGTACATGTCGTAACAGAATAAGAGATAGATAGGAGTATGTTGAATGGAAATGATTCAACAAGATCGAATACCACCTCAAAGTGTCGAGGCTGAACAAGCCGTATTAGGCTCAGTTTTTCTAAATTCAGATGCCATTATTGAAGCGATGGAGTATATTGATGCGCAAGATTTTTATCGACGTGCACACCAACTGATTTTTCAAACGATGGTTGAATTAAATAATAAGAATGAGCCAATTGATGTTATAACAATTAAGGATGAACTTGAGCAAAAAGGCTTGATGGAAGATATTGGTGGACTCAGTTACTTATCAGAATTAACAGTAAATGTCCCGACAGCTGCTAATGTTGGCTATTACGCTAAAATTGTTGAACAAAAAGCACTACTACGCAAGTTGATCCAAACGGCTACAGAGATTGTCACAAGTGGTTTCGAGCAAGGGGACGATGTTGAGTCTATTTTAGATGATGCTGAACGTCGCATTTTAGAAGTCTCGGAAAAACGTAATCGAAGTGGATTTTTAGCTATTTCGGATGTATTAGGTGAATCGATTAGTCAAATCGAGAAGTTGGCCCAACAAGGTGATACAATTACCGGTTTACCAACTGGTTATCATGCCTTAGATAAGATGACTGCTGGTTTACAGCCAGAAGAGTTAATTATCTTAGCTGCACGTCCAGCTGTTGGTAAGACGGCATTTGCTTTAAATATTGCTCAAAATGTTGGAACTAAGACAGATAAATCTGTTGCGATTTTTAGTTTAGAAATGAGTGCTGAATCATTAGTTAATCGGATGCTTTGTTCGGAAGGTTTAGTGGATGCGAGCCATTTAAAAACGGGGCAACTAACTGATGAAGAGTGGGATAACTTAATTATAGCAATGGGAAGTTTATCTCGAGCGAGTATCTTTATCGATGATACACCTGGGATTAAAATTTCTGAAATTCGAGCTAAATGTCGTAAATTAGCCCAAGAACAAGGTAATTTAGGCCTAATTTTAATCGATTATTTACAATTAATTGAAGGAACTGGTCGTGAAAATCGTCAGCAGGAAGTTTCCGAAATTTCTCGACAGTTGAAGAAATTATCTAAAGAGTTACATGTACCAGTTATTGCCTTGTCACAGTTATCTCGTGGTGTTGAGCAACGTCAGGATAAACGTCCGGTTTTAAGTGATATTCGTGAGTCAGGTTCGATTGAGCAAGATGCGGATATTGTGGCCTTTCTTTATCGTGATGATTACTACCAACGCGAAGGTGATGATGAAGATGGCGATAACCAAGCACCAAATAATGTGATTGAAGTAATTATTGAAAAGAACCGTAGTGGAGCACGTGGAACAGTCGAATTATTGTTTGTTAAAGAGTATAATAAATTTTCATCACTTTCGACACGTGAAGAGTATTAATGTTCGTTTTTATTAAAAAATTACAGTTTTTTAATGTTAAATGTTCGAAAATAATTGATTGAACTAGGGTTTACTGGTAAAATAGTTAAGTAATAGATATCATAGAATGGAGTGTTCATATGTCATCAGTAGTAGTTGTTGGAACACAGTGGGGCGATGAAGGTAAAGGTAAAATTACCGATTTTTTAAGTGAGAATGCAGAAGTTATCGCTCGTTATCAAGGTGGAGATAATGCCGGTCATACGATTCAATTTGATGGAGTTACTTATAAATTACATTTAATTCCTTCTGGTATTTTTTATTCAGATAAAATTAGTGTGATTGGTAATGGTGTTGTTGTTAATCCTAAGTCATTGACCAAAGAATTAGCGTATTTAGCTGATCATGGTGTTGCGACGAATAATTTGCGAATTTCTGATCGTGCGCATGTTATTTTACCTTATCATATTAAACTAGACCAATTACAAGAAGAGTCTAAAGGCGAAAATAAAATTGGAACAACGATTAAAGGAATTGGACCAGCTTATATGGATAAAGCAGCACGTGTTGGTATTCGAATTGCTGACTTGTTAGATAAAGAAATTTTTGCTGAACGTCTAAAGAGTAACTTAGAAGATAAAAATCGTCAATTTGTTAAAATGTATGATAGCGAACCATTGGCTTTCGATGATATTTTTGAAGAGTACTATGAATATGGTCAACAAATTAAACAATACGTCACTGACACATCAGTCATTTTAAATGATGCATTAGATGATGGTAAACGTGTTTTATTTGAAGGAGCTCAAGGTGTGATGCTCGATATTGACCAAGGAACATATCCATTCGTGACGTCATCAAATCCAGTTGCTGGGGGTGTCACAATTGGTAGTGGTGTTGGCCCATCTAAAATTAATCGCGTGGTAGGTGTTTGTAAAGCTTACACATCTCGTGTTGGTGATGGCCCTTTCCCAACAGAATTATTTGATGAAACAGGAAATCAAATTCGTGAAGTTGGTCGGGAATATGGGACAACAACTGGTCGTCCTCGTCGTGTTGGTTGGTTCGATACGGTTGTCATGCGTCATTCTAAACGTGTTTCTGGTATTACAAACTTATCATTAAATTCAATTGATGTTTTAACTGGTTTGCCAACAGTTAAAATTTGTACAGCGTATGAATTAGATGGTGAGAAAATCTATCATTACCCAGCAAGCTTAAAAGAGTTATCACGTTGTAAACCAGTTTATGAAGAATTACCTGGTTGGACAGA containing:
- the ssb gene encoding single-stranded DNA-binding protein translates to MINNVVLVGRLTKDPDLRFTSNGSAVASFTLAVNRNFTNHSGEREADFINCVIWRKPAETLANYARKGTLLGVVGRIQTRNYENQQGQRVYVTEVVCENFQLLESKNASEKRQQHSGDFNSNFSQDQNNQSFEQPSFSSKNDMPNFDRNSDPFEGSSQKIDISDDDLPF
- the rpsR gene encoding 30S ribosomal protein S18 — translated: MAAQQRRGGKKRRKVCYFTSNHIEHIDYKDVDLLQRFVSERGKILPRRVTGTSAKYQRPLTIAIKRARIMGLLPFVGEEA
- the rplI gene encoding 50S ribosomal protein L9, translating into MKVIFLQDVKGKGKKGEVKDVAVGYAQNFLLKKGLAKEATPQALSELKGKNKAKEKEEAELLAESEQLKEIIEKEGFEVVLKSKAGEDGRLFGSIPSKQIADALEKQHKIKVDKRKMELNQPIKALGYTNVPIKLHKQVTAKLRVHVVTE
- the dnaB gene encoding replicative DNA helicase, which codes for MEMIQQDRIPPQSVEAEQAVLGSVFLNSDAIIEAMEYIDAQDFYRRAHQLIFQTMVELNNKNEPIDVITIKDELEQKGLMEDIGGLSYLSELTVNVPTAANVGYYAKIVEQKALLRKLIQTATEIVTSGFEQGDDVESILDDAERRILEVSEKRNRSGFLAISDVLGESISQIEKLAQQGDTITGLPTGYHALDKMTAGLQPEELIILAARPAVGKTAFALNIAQNVGTKTDKSVAIFSLEMSAESLVNRMLCSEGLVDASHLKTGQLTDEEWDNLIIAMGSLSRASIFIDDTPGIKISEIRAKCRKLAQEQGNLGLILIDYLQLIEGTGRENRQQEVSEISRQLKKLSKELHVPVIALSQLSRGVEQRQDKRPVLSDIRESGSIEQDADIVAFLYRDDYYQREGDDEDGDNQAPNNVIEVIIEKNRSGARGTVELLFVKEYNKFSSLSTREEY
- a CDS encoding adenylosuccinate synthase, coding for MSSVVVVGTQWGDEGKGKITDFLSENAEVIARYQGGDNAGHTIQFDGVTYKLHLIPSGIFYSDKISVIGNGVVVNPKSLTKELAYLADHGVATNNLRISDRAHVILPYHIKLDQLQEESKGENKIGTTIKGIGPAYMDKAARVGIRIADLLDKEIFAERLKSNLEDKNRQFVKMYDSEPLAFDDIFEEYYEYGQQIKQYVTDTSVILNDALDDGKRVLFEGAQGVMLDIDQGTYPFVTSSNPVAGGVTIGSGVGPSKINRVVGVCKAYTSRVGDGPFPTELFDETGNQIREVGREYGTTTGRPRRVGWFDTVVMRHSKRVSGITNLSLNSIDVLTGLPTVKICTAYELDGEKIYHYPASLKELSRCKPVYEELPGWTEDITACKTLADLPENARNYVHRVSELVGVRISTFSVGPDRTQTNVLESVWAQI